taaagagtcctctcctgctgatgttcaggtgtatatcagtatgtagtgtctctactttaaagagtcctctcctgctgatgttcaggtgtatatcagtatggaaGATGGTTGAGTGAAGGACAGAGCAGAGCTATTTTTTACACACTTTATTGCAGGATAATCCACAACCACCAGTTCTTCACATGAAACACGTCTGATCTGCAGGAGCATCAACACATGTACACCTTCTctgtaaacaacaaaacaacagaaaataaacgAGTGatggaaaatatacaaaatgatAAATCTGTTTAGGCaaaaatataatgataataatcattAGATCTAATTTCTCCTTTAcgtttgatttatttgcatttaaatgtgtcatgcATCATGAGTGACGCTCACAGGAATgtctcaaacaacaacaacaacaacaacaacaaacatttaaaataaataactcttCATTTCGTTAACCAATCACATCGCTCAGATTTTAACGAGctggctgctgattggctgtgtAACAGGACGTGTCGTCTATGTGACCATGTACTCCTGCCGCTTGTTGAGGCGGACCTGGCAGAGCGACACGGCGCCGACTGCCACGTAGATGCCGGCGGCGATGAAGCAGTTGATGCCGACCTGGGTGTAGAGACCGTAGATATTCCCTGGGGGGTTCTTACTGCAGACAGAcgatatttaataaatgttaataaaaggaattataaattaaaaactgtcaaattcaaaaataaaaactaattcaAAAGAAAGATCTGAagaataaatgaacaaaaaaaaaatatttcaattaaaataatgcatttataaaaaaggaaattctgAATCtaatgaatatatattatttgaataaaataaatcaatatatccataaaaagatattttaatgaataaatgatttaatgtgGCAGCTCATTTGAATAAAGAAGTCACctttttaacaatatttgttttaaattcagGTTTTTCTCTTAATGTACTTTCCAGAAGCGTCGTGTAGTTTCCTGTCATCAGTAATACACGTATTAATATTGACACGCAGTGTGCAGAATCCGTGTGTATATACACATGTTAATATTAAGCGACTCACTCGTTGCGGATGTCCTCCTCGGTGAACGGGACGTCTTCGATCAGGACCGCCGACTTAGCGCTGAAGAAGATTCCCAACATCCCCTGCAGGAGAAATCACATTTCAGTTTAATTATTAACAGTATTTTGTCTGGACAAAAGTGATGAATACAAATAGATGAAAAAATGTATGAAGAATcaattatcaaataaatgtaatattaaaaaatacacaaaagattagaataaaaatgtcaaaagaaaataataaattcagattaaatatgaaaatTAAAATCctaattaagaaaaaacaatcataaattTTAATATTGTTATCGTTTTTTGtgcatattgatttatttatgctgcaccttattttttatcatacattcctgtctttattataaactgtGAATGTCTGTAACATGTGGATCAGTTCCCTGCTTGTGGAAACACTGATCACATGAGGgttaaataaaagtcacatgattcattttaaacacacattaaacatcGAAGAGAGACAATTAATTACACACAACATTATCATATATTACTGTAATTGTGTACTGTTCATATACTTGGAAGGAACATAACATtgtgaaacagaaaaaataaaaatgtcctaaataataaatattattcagGCTTCATAAAACCtctaaaacatgttattgtctcagttaaaaaacatctgaatataCTTTAATAGTATACATTAATACTGCTGTCACCAGCTGGTCAATAATCAGGATTTAATGGtgtatattaaaaatgtgtctgtgtctaaATTACATTCTGACACCACACTGACACATTCCTGTTTAATCCTGTCACCATCCATTCTACGGAAGACCAGGAATTAGCCAGCTCCATAGCCTTAATTACACAGGCACAACACACTGATAAGACTAGTGTTGATTTCCATAGCAGTGTGttataatattacattacatctgATTTAACTTCATGTTTATGTTAAATTGGCATACCTGGGCGCCGTCTATTAACTGGAGATAATGTATATGCAACGACTTTGCAAAATAATTCTTGTTGTATTTGAGTATTTTAAGGATATCATGAAGGTAAACACACATTATGTATAATACAAATTAAGCACTGAAAAGATCAGACATTAATTTCACTAGAAACCCCCAACATAGCTCCAGGAAGTAGTCTGTCCCTCCTCGGTTCTCACCAGCATGATGACCCCCCAGATGCTGATCACGATCCCGCACGCAGCCATCTTCGGCCCGCAGAACAGAAGCGACGGCATGTCTGCTTTTCACGGTCCAACCGATCAACCAGAAGCGGATTTATCTGTTCTTTTATTCACAAACCTGAGCAGGAATGATCCATGGAAGGACGACAGAGGCTCACGGTCAGCTGATCCGCATCACTCGGGTTCACTCGATGAAACTCGGTTTCACTCGTGAACCAGCGGAGCGACCAATCAAAATGGCCAGTTCGTTATATCCCGCCTTTTACTTGGAGACTGGCCAATGACAATGACCAGTTTAAGtgtgaaactgtatttttatttatttattaaatgtaattttgtattactttatgtGTTTACCactgatttaattatttttgtatacatgatgtttatatatattcttgaataaataaaggaaaaacaaggttAAAAGAAAGGCCTATTCGTTGCATGCCGCCTTTTTCTTTCAGACTGACCAATCAAAACGTCCAGCTTGGCACGTCCCGCCTCTTCCTCTGAGACTGGCCAATAGCGTGCAACTACCAAAGTCGCTCAACATTCCCTTGTTTATACCGTGTACCTTTGTTGAGCGGTATTTATCTCTTTCTCCTgaatatgtgaaatataaacaacgcTGGATTATAATCACTCTTTGCACGAGTTTCTCCagagctttgttttttgtttcattataaATCCTGCGGTCTCTAACGCTACAGGAGCTAACTGTGGCTAACGGCTAGctgagtgtttttgtgttgattcAAAGCTGCAGATCTTTCTCTGCCATGACGTCAGCCTCTGCTAAGGTGAGTTGTTACCTGCTTATTAACACGTCTTATTGCAGGGTGGATTCTGTGCAGTCAGCTATTTATAGAGCAGAACTGCACTCAGAAACCTGCTAATTTAACACGTTTCTTTACGGTACACAAATACACCGAATAACAATTGCTTTGAATTTGGCTATCTGATATTAATACAACGTTATATTAAATCTACTAAACTGTGTAAGAACGCTTGAGTTCATTCAACTGAATTGGACCGAGCTAAAGATCTGCACACAGAAATCTGTTGAATGAACtccttttattaaatcacaACTTTAGAATAAATGATAAGTGCTCTAAGTTTATTTCCCAaattaatataatgtaatgcTGAATTCGGCTTTTCATTCATTCCCTACACCTGTAACTCTGCAACAGATATTCAAACTGTACTGATCACTTCCTGGGAGCTCTGTCAGTACTTTCACTGCCTTAGTTTACAATACTTCCTGAAGCCATGTTTTCGGTGCATGTACTTGTACTGCTGTATTTCCACAGGGTAGcatatgtgtttttgtactgCTGTATTTCCACTGGGTAGTATATCTACTTGTACTGCAGTATCTTTGCAGTATAGTATGTGTACTTCTACTGTATATGTGTACTTGTACTGCAGTattgtctctctgcaggttggGGAAATCTTCTCTGCAGCTGGAGCCGCCTTCAGTAAACTGGGAGAGCTGACCATGCAGCTGCACCCAGTGTCAGACTCCAGTCCTgcagggtacacacacacacacacacacacacacacacacacacacacacacacacacacacacacacacacacacacacacagttgtagCTTAGTAGACCTTAGGTTTTTATAAATTAAGTTGctaataacatttttttgtcCTCAGAGCGAAGTGGACGGAGACGGAGATCGAGTTGCTGCGAGTCGCCGTGCGTCGCTTCGGAGACGACCTGAACAACATCAGCACGGTGATCAAAGAGCGCACCGTGTACGTACTCCTCACATTCAGAATGAATAACCAGAGACTTCCTGCACATTTAAGGCTCCACACATGTCTCTGGCTTCATTTCTGTTCTCTCAATCCTAAAGTCCATTTAAAATGACGTTATTTAGAAATCTGAAACTCAGGGCTGTATTTTTTAAGTCTTAATTTCCCCCaattaatgcaaaacaaaacatcaacatttgaCTAATTATAAGTGTCAAAAAGGGTGTTTTAAAGACAATGTTTAATGTGTAATAGTTATtgtaaaataagtgttttaCCCCAAAAGCCTcttaataaatacacatttggatATTTCTTGGATCCTCTTTTGCTAAAGCGTTTTTTAAAACCTCGTAATGCAAATTATTAAACGCCTTACATTAAATCCAccaaaacactttattttaatataatagtTTCCCATTAAAATAATCGGAGAAAACATTTGTCCTTAAAATGAAAGTAACATTTCAGGACAACtaagaacatttgttttacttcctaAATATCTTACTTTTCCATCAAAACCTCAATTTCTAATTAGACATTAACCTCAAATCTTTGGCCAAACAGGAACTGAATTAATTAATTTCAGATAAAGTCAGGGTTAGTTTTGACTAGCGTAGCCTAGAGTCATGCTAGCAGTTTCCCTCAGTTTGCAGTgactatgctaagctaagctaatggtGTTTCCTCAGCGCTCAGATTAAGAGCACGGTGAAGAGGAAGCTGTACGAGGACAGCCGTGTCCCCATCGAGTCGCCCAAGAAGACCACGAAGAAGGCCGCCGCTGTCGCCTTGACGACGCCCGCCACCACGCCCAACCCCCCAGCCATGATTGCCATGCCGACGTCGCAGGTCGTCGTGGCGACGGGCATGCAGAACAGCCCCTCCCTGGCCCCGCCCCTCAAGAAGCAGAAGACCGGAGGTGagaagcttttattgtgaaggctAAAGGCTTTTACTGTGAAGGAGCAGGGCTTTTACTGTGAAGGAGCAGGGCTTTTACTGTGAaggcagagacaggaagtgacacgatgctccccccccccacagatgTGACCCTCAGCGCTCTGAACGACTCGGACGTCAACAGCGACCTCGTGGACATCGAAGGACTCGGAGACTCCAACAAACAGAAACTCAACTTCGACCAAGGTCAGGAAACATCCTCCATTCATATGtccaccccccccctccacctgaTCACCTGGATCTCCCCCTACATCTCCATTGTGattctttaaaccaatcagctctcagaggggcgtggccagcagcagctcattagcatttaaagctacaaacacagaatcagctcttcaggaacagggctgaaacagagggggttatgggacactgatctgtgtttcagccaatcagagacaggctctgtatctgagacctggaatatagTGAAGAGGAGGATAAGAGGGGCGCTTTAAGTCCAGACACATGTtgttattgtagtttttaaagttgttgttgttgtttcctcaGAGAGTCTGAATCTGGACTCCAGCCTCATCATGAACTCCAGCGACCTCCCACTGCTGTCCCGCTGAACTCTGTCCTCCCTGTGCCCTCCCGGTGTCCTCCCGCTGTCCtccctgtttgtttttacatttagaGTAAAAGCCGTGAGGACGAATCCTCCGCAGCACCGAATCTAAAACAGCCTCTTGTCCTTTATATGTTTTGTGAAGGCAGCGGGCTCGTCCTCTTTCAGACCGTTTCagttttcctttgttgttttttgtgtgacagAATTATGCTTTGCTCCGTTTGTGCTGAGTGTTGATCATGTCGAGCAGTGCTCAGATAACACTGAGTTGTGAATAAATATCGGGCCGTGAAGTTGAACATCCGTGCTCTTTTTAGTGCTTCAGAATAAGACCAGTCTGTGGACCTGCTTTACGTTTATGTTCTGAATTTCAGTGAAGGTATTTCCAGAATCGGACGGAGAAATATTGTTTGGTTGTTACAGAAAACATCATGAGATCTTCAATCAACTTTTATGTTCTACCATAACCCCTCATCAGtatttagagtctctactgggacatgtctccatgctctgtgtctctactgggacatgtctccatgctctgtgtctctactgggacatgtctccatgctctctgtctctactgggacatgtctccatgctctgtgtctctactgggacatgtctccatgctctgtgtctctactgggacatgtctccatgctctgtgtctctactgggacatgtctccatgctctgtgtctctactgggacatgtctccatgctttattctctcatactgcctgtgctgctgccccctcttttcaccctctgtctgaaaccagagcccagtctgctctgattggttagctggctggctctgttgtgattggccaacagcttagagatgtcccgcctcttagcctatcacgtacaatgtgttggagcgctagccaataagaGCGCGGGTGTTTCgtagggatgtcactatgttctggaagtaaacaaaaggggGGGCGGTGAGTGGGAGAGAAGTCaggtttgaattaaaaaaaaaggaatgtggGGAACGGGTTAAAGACCCTCTTTAATCTGCAGGAAATCAAATATCTTTCCTCCCGACATTTAAAAAGTGTCGTTAGAGATTCTGGAAATATCTTTTTGAAAACATCACCAGGTGTTTAAAGACTGCGACTCAAATGTAAATGCTTTAAGTGAATCTAAATCTGTCATGAATCAGTGATCCTGTcaagcacagacacagaggggTCAGAGTCAGTTCCCAAACAGAATCCACGGTTCCCCGGAGCCGAGTCTTCAGGGAATCGTTTCAGAAGCTGACGGATCCACGTCTTCCACCCGTCAGAGTTCCTGATCACGATGGTTTCAGAGAGACGTGGGAGCTGTGGTTAGATTATGTgaagcaataaaaaaaggaactcGCCATCATTTGTGTTTCCTTCTGTGTTGTGCTTTTCTTCATCATTGTATTCGTTCATCAGCAGCATATTCTCCAGACTGAGGAATCAATGTGAGGTCCTTTGAGAGACGAGAGGTCTCATAAAGTAAATGTACAGATGTGGAGTCCCAAAGAGTCACAGGATAGTGTTTCAGAAAGAGTGAAAGCACAGTATGTGGGATAAACGAACAGAGGAGCAGTATATTTATATCCAGTCAGTTTGTgttcagagagaggagacacgTCTGATACGATACAGGCTTTCTTTTATTGAGTTTTCATAAACAATATacaatatcatatatatttaaagtatgcAGATGAACTGTTTTCTATTCAAAACTAAAAAGTCATTCTGCGTCATCTTTACAGCCGTGAgaccctgggggggggggggggttattttaGTTGCATAATAATACATCCTCTCAGGTTTCTTATGGAGAGAATTTGTCCAAACAGAGGGAATATGTACAGTTGTGAAACTCAGAATGATAGACGTGCTTTCCCTTTCCCTGCCGGGCTCCAGCAGCCCGCCTCACTCTGCCCCGGTTCATTTCTCAGCGTGTAAACTCCAAATATCTGCCGGTGGAAATCTAATCAGAAAATGACTATTCAACACCAACAGTTTTAGGGTCACATGACGGCTTCCTTTCCTGCTTTTTGAGGAAAATAACGTGGATTTTTACTTCACGACGTTTACATTTAAAGTGCTTCAAGTTTTCATTCGAAATATAATTAATGTCAAGAtcaaagttttacattttggaaaaaaaggtaataattataacaatataataataacgATTAGAAGTTTACTAAACAGCACATCAAGCACTCTCTGTTATAGACAGATGGGTACAGATATACTGGATTTATcaatgatcatt
This Eleginops maclovinus isolate JMC-PN-2008 ecotype Puerto Natales chromosome 11, JC_Emac_rtc_rv5, whole genome shotgun sequence DNA region includes the following protein-coding sequences:
- the rnasekb gene encoding ribonuclease kappa-B, coding for MPSLLFCGPKMAACGIVISIWGVIMLGMLGIFFSAKSAVLIEDVPFTEEDIRNDKNPPGNIYGLYTQVGINCFIAAGIYVAVGAVSLCQVRLNKRQEYMVT
- the LOC134871676 gene encoding chromatin complexes subunit BAP18-like, which encodes MTSASAKVGEIFSAAGAAFSKLGELTMQLHPVSDSSPAGAKWTETEIELLRVAVRRFGDDLNNISTVIKERTVAQIKSTVKRKLYEDSRVPIESPKKTTKKAAAVALTTPATTPNPPAMIAMPTSQVVVATGMQNSPSLAPPLKKQKTGDVTLSALNDSDVNSDLVDIEGLGDSNKQKLNFDQESLNLDSSLIMNSSDLPLLSR